One Primulina huaijiensis isolate GDHJ02 chromosome 5, ASM1229523v2, whole genome shotgun sequence DNA segment encodes these proteins:
- the LOC140977050 gene encoding uncharacterized protein, producing the protein MFIGFSKGMAKYGFLALSSAIVAFTGLYVRARFTINPDTVYRMATRRLNTSAGILEVMGAPLTGTDLRAFVMSGGGITLKSFQPSLRSKRCFLIFPIHGSERKGVVSVEVKKKKGQYDMKLLAVDIPMTSGPDQQLFLIGDEEEYRIGGGLISELRDPVVRAMAATKEFEDRDEMEEEEDAARELQEAERKREENEKLERNETQ; encoded by the exons ATGTTTATTGGGTTTTCAAAAGGCATGGCTAAGTATGGATTTCTAGCTCTTTCATCGGCTATTGTGGCATTCACG GGCTTGTATGTTCGTGCAAGATTCACGATTAATCCAGATACAGTTTACAGAATGGCAACGAGGAGATTAAATACATCCGCTGGAATCCTTGAGGTCATGGGCGCCCCACTCACTGGAACCGATTTGCGAGCCTTTGTGATGTCGGGTGGCGGTATAACACTGAAGAGTTTCCAGCCAAGCTTAAGGAGCAAAAGATGTTTTCTTATTTTCCCTATACATGGTTCAGAGAGGAAAGGCGTAGTTAGTGTTGAAGTCAAGAAGAAAAAAGGCCAG TATGATATGAAGTTACTGGCAGTGGATATTCCCATGACAAGCGGACCTGATCAACAGCTGTTCTTGATCGGGGATGAAGAAGAGTATCGGATTGGTGGCGGTTTGATTTCTGAACTACGAGATCCTGTTGTCAGAGCTATGGCAGCAACTAAGGAGTTTGAAGATCGTGATGAAATGGAGGAAGAGGAGGATGCTGCAAGGGAACTTCAAGAAGCAGAAAGAAAACGGGAAGAGAATGAAAAGCTGGAAAGAAATGAGACTCAGTAG